A genomic window from Chaetodon auriga isolate fChaAug3 chromosome 13, fChaAug3.hap1, whole genome shotgun sequence includes:
- the LOC143330183 gene encoding dedicator of cytokinesis protein 9 isoform X3 → MQGRAGKAPKKELVIESPQQYKSFAAAEAEVDAVPQVVVKPKVIEPLDYENVLVQRKTQILSDVLRDMLQFPLEDFEISTLRRQGRTLYPTVPENAEREAQSLFVQECIKTYKSDWHVVNYKYEDYSGDFRQIPNKVSRPDKLAVHVFEVDEDVDKDEDTASLGSQKGGISKHGWLYKGNMNSAISVTMRSFKRRYFHLTQLGDGSYNLNFYKDEKISKEPKGTIFLDSCMGVVQNNKVRRFAFELKMQDKSTYLLASDSEGEMEDWINTLNKILHSSFEIAMQEKRNGDIHDDDDLGKSDSSSGSMDSFQSTRDIESRMRSETRLKLFTLDPDTQKLDFSGIEPDVKQFEEKFGKRVLVNCNDLSFNLQSCVAENEEGPTTNVEPFYVTLSLFDIQNGRKISSDFHVDLNHPSVRGMVPNNASQYMNGGVDAHPDGQRLVHGVPEAAMQYPRQGVFSVTCPHPDIFLVARIEKVLQGGINHCAEPYMKSSDSTKVAQKVLKNAKLACSRLGQYRMPFAWAARPLFKDASGTLDKSARFSALYRQDSNKLSNDDMLKLLADFRKPEKMAKLPVILGNLDVTIDNVAPDLTNCVTSSYIPVKQFDVSEKTNIFFEVEEFVPCIAKCSQPFTIYNNHLYVYPKHLKYDSQKSFAKARNIAVCIEFKDTDEEEAVSLKCIYGRPGGPLFTKKAFAAVLHHQHNPEFYDEYKIELPTQLHEKHHLLFTFYHVSCDSNSKASTKKRDLVEAQVGYAWLPLLKDGRVITNENHIPVAANLPAGYLNCQEGASKHSGPEVKWVDGGKPLFKVSAHLVSTIYTQDQHLHNFFHHCQSSAPAPQVSGGELVKYLKSLHAMESHVMINFLPTVLNQLFRVLTSATQEDVAVNVTRVMIHIVAQCHEEGLEHYLRSYVKFVFKTEPYTSSTTRTVHEELAKAMTAILKPSTDFLTSNKLLKYSWYFFEALVKSMAQYLIESCKVKLSRNQRFSASFHHTVETLVNMMMPHITQKYKDNLDAARNANHSLAVFIKRCFNLMDRGFAFKQINNYINCFMTGDPKTLFEFRFEFLRVVCNHEHYVPLNLPMPFGKGRILRFQDLQLDYSLTDDFCRNHFLVGLLLREVNAALQEFREIRQIAIQVLKSLMIKHTFDDRYTSKSQQARLATLYLPLFGLLQENVNRLNVKEVSPFPINHSNNNGREDSLLTNALMTPPRSSTFLDTSLHKDVFGVISGTSSPHTSSTPNINSVRHADSRGSLISTDSGNSLPERNVDKGNSLDKNQPASALGSNLLRCDKLDQAEIKSLLMCFLHVLKSMSEDALFTYWNKASSAELMDFFTLVEVCLYQFRYMGKRYIARNQDGAGPVAHERKSQTLPVSRNRAGMMHARLQQLSSLDNSYTFNHTYSHSDADVLNQSLLEANIATEVCLTVLDTLSIFIMGFKTQLCSDHGHSPLMKKVFEVHLCFLRINQSETALKQVFTSLRTFIYKFPCTFFEGRADMCAAFCYEILKCCNSKLSSIRSDAAHLLYFLMKSNFDYTGRKSFVRTHLQVVIAVSQLIADVIGIGSTRFQQSLSIINNCANSDKTIKNTAFPSDVKDLTKRIRTVLMATAQMKEHERDPEMLVDLQYSLAKSYASTPELRKTWLDSMARIHVKNGDLSEAAMCYVHVAALVAEYLRRKGMIKQGCSAFRVVTPNTDEEAAMMEDVGMQDVHFNEDVLMELLEECADGLWKAERYELISDIYKLIIPIYEKRRDFEKLAHLYDTLHRAYSKVTEVMHTGKRLLGTFFRVAFFGQGFFEDEDGKEYIYKEPKFTPLSEISQRLLKLYSDKFGQENVKMIQDSGRINPKDLDSKYAYIQVTHVTPYLEEKELVDRKTDFEKSHNIRRFVFEMPFTISGKKQGGVEEQCKRRTILTTTHCFPYVKKRIAVMYQHHTDLSPIEVAIDEMSKKVAEIKQLCSSSEVDMIRLQLKLQGSISVQVNAGPLAYARAFLDDASAKKYPDNKVKQLKEVFRHFVEACGHGLGINERLIKEDQQEYHDEMKANYRDLARELSIIMHEQISPVEDGMKSVLPDSLHIFNAISGTPTSAIIQGIPSSSSVV, encoded by the exons ATGCAAGGAAGGGCTGGTAAAGCTCCAAAGAAGGAGCTGGTCATTGAGAGTCCGCAGCAGTACAAGAGCTttgctgcagctgaggctgaggtaGATGCGGTGCCACAGGTGGTG GTGAAACCAAAGGTGATCGAGCCGCTCGACTACGAAAATGTGCTGgtgcagagaaagacacagatcCTCAGTGATGTCCTCAGAGACATGCTGCAGTTCCCCCTGGAGGACTTTGAG atTTCAACTTTGAGGCGGCAAGGGAGGACACTCTACCCTACAGTGCCTGAAAATGCAGAACGAGAGGCCCAGAGTTTGTTTGTTCAAGAG tGCATTAAGACCTATAAGTCTGACTGGCATGTCGTCAACTACAAGTATGAGGACTATTCTGGAGACTTTCGACAGATTCCAAA CAAAGTGTCCAGGCCTGATAAACTGGCTGTCCATGTGTTTGAAGTGGACGAGGATGTTGACAAAGATGAG GATACAGCCTCCCTGGGATCCCAGAAAGGGGGGATTTCCAAACATGGCTGGCTCTACAAAGGCAACATGAACAGTGCCATCAGCGTCACTATGAGG tcattCAAGAGGAGATATTTCCATCTCACCCAGCTTGGAGATGGCTCTTACAATCTGAACTTCTACAAGGATGAGAAGATCTCCAAAGAGCCCAAAGGAACCATTTTCTTGGACTCCTGTATGGGTGTGGTTCAG AACAACAAGGTTCGGCGGTTTGCTTTCGAGCTGAAGATGCAGGATAAGAGCACCTACCTGCTGGCTTCGGACAgcgagggagagatggaggattGGATCAACACGCTCAACAAGATCTTACACAGCAGCTTCGAGATTGCCATGCAGGAGAAAAGGAACGGAGACATTCATGATG ATGATGATCTTGGAAAGTCAGACAGCTCCTCTGGCAGTATGGACAGCTTTCAG agTACAAGAGATATAGAGTCTAGGATGAGGAGCGAGACCAGACTGAAGCTGTTCACCCTGGATCCTGACACACAG AAACTAGATTTCTCAGGAATAGAGCCGGATGTGAAGCAGTTTGAGGAGAAGTTTGGCAAGCGAGTCCTGGTGAACTGCAATGACCTCTCGTTCAATCTGCAAAGCTGCGTGGCCGAGAACGAGGAAGGACCAACAACAAAC gtgGAGCCATTTTATGTCACCCTGTCACTGTTCGACATCCAGAATGGCAGGAAGATCTCCTCTGACTTCCACGTGGACTTAAACCACCCGTCTGTCAGGGGCATGGTGCCCAATAACGCCAGTCAGTATATGAATGGAGGAGTGGACGCCCATCCTGATGGCCAGCGTTTGGTCCACGGCGTGCCAGAGGCTGCCATGCAGTACCCAAGACAG GGGGTGTTCTCTGTAACATGCCCCCACCCAGATATCTTCCTGGTGGCTCGCATAGAGAAGGTGCTTCAGGGGGGGATCAACCACTGTGCTGAGCCGTACATGAAGAGTTCAGACTCCACCAAG GTGGCACAGAAGGTCCTGAAAAATGCCAAGCTGGCATGTAGCCGGTTGGGCCAGTACAGGATGCCTTTTGCCTGGGCAGCACG GCCTTTGTTCAAAGACGCTTCAGGGACGCTGGACAAAAGCGCTCGTTTCTCCGCTCTGTACAGGCAGGACAGCAACAAGCTGTCCAATGACGATATGCTCAAGCTGCTGGCTGATTTCAGAAA GCCGGAGAAGATGGCCAAGCTGCCTGTAATCCTCGGAAACCTCGATGTTACCATTGACAATGTAGCCCCTGACTTGACAA ATTGTGTTACCTCATCCTACATCCCTGTGAAGCAGTTTGATGTCAGTGAGAAGACCAACATCTTCTTTGAAGTGGAGGAATTTGTGCCATGCATAGCCAAATGCTCTCAGCCTTTCACCATCTACAACAATCACCTCTATGTCTACCCCAAGCATTTGAAGTACGACAGCCAAAAGTCGTTCGCAAAG GCTAGAAACATTGCTGTCTGCATTGAGTTCAAGGacacagatgaagaagaggcTGTTTCACTGAAG TGCATCTACGGCCGACCTGGAGGACCCTTGTTTACCAAAAAAGCCTTTGCTGCAGTCTTACATCACCAGCACAACCCTGAATTCTACGATGAG TATAAGATTGAGCTGCCAACTCAGCTCCACGAGAAGCATCATCTGCTCTTCACCTTCTACCATGTCAGCTGTGACAGCAACAGCAAGGCCAGCACCAAAAAGAGAGACCTGGTTGAGGCTCAAG tGGGTTACGCCTGGCTCCCCCTGCTGAAGGATGGCCGGGTAATCACGAATGAGAACCACATCCCTGTGGCTGCCAACCTGCCTGCTGGATACCTCAACTGTCAGGAGGGGGCCAGCAAG CATTCAGGTCCTGAAGTTAAATGGGTGGATGGAGGCAAGCCTTTATTTAAGGTGTCCGCTCACCTCGTGTCCACCATCTACACTCAG GATCAACATTTGCACAATTTCTTTCATCACTGTCAGAGCAGTGCACCTGCGCCCCAGGTGTCAGGAGGAGAACTGGTCAAATACCTGAAG AGTCTGCATGCCATGGAGAGTCACGTGATGATCAACTTTCTGCCCACCGTCCTCAATCAGCTGTTTAGGGTGCTCACCAGTGCCACTCAAGAGGACGTGGCCGTCAATGTCACCAG AGTCATGATTCACATTGTTGCCCAGTGCCATGAGGAAGGGTTGGAGCACTACCTGAGATCATATGTGAAG TTTGTATTCAAGACTGAGCCATACACGTCCTCCACCACCCGAACGGTGCATGAGGAGCTGGCTAAAGCCATGACTGCTATCCTGAAGCCTTCCACTGACTTCCTCACAAGTAACAAGCTCCTCAAG TACTCCTGGTATTTCTTTGAAGCCTTAGTCAAGTCCATGGCTCAGTACTTGATTGAAAGCTGTAAAGTGAAG CTGTCCAGGAATCAGCGCTTCTCTGCATCCTTCCATCACACTGTGGAGACTCTGGTCAACATGATGATGCCACACATCACTCAGAAATACAAAGACAACCTGGATGCCGCCAGGAACGCCAACCACAGCCTGGCAGTCTTCATCAAG CGCTGTTTCAACCTGATGGACAGAGGCTTTGCGTTCAAGCAGATCAACAACTACATCAACTGTTTTATGACCGGAGACCCAAAG acGCTGTTTGAGTTCAGGTTTGAGTTCCTGCGTGTCGTGTGCAACCACGAGCACTACGTCCCCTTAAACCTGCCCATGCCATTTGGGAAAGGAAGGATACTGAGATTTCAAG aCCTCCAGCTGGATTACTCACTGACAGATGACTTCTGCAGGAACCACTTCCTGGTCGGGCTGCTGCTCAGGGAGGTCaatgcagctctgcaggagtTCAGGGAGATTCGTCAGATAGCCATCCAGGTGCTGAAGAGCCTGATGATAAAGCACACATTTGATGACCGCTACACCTCCAAA agccAGCAGGCCAGGTTGGCCACTCTGTACTTGCCCTTGTTTGGTCTGCTCCAGGAGAACGTCAACAGGCTGAATGTCAAGGAAGTATCTCCGTTCCCCATTAACCACTCCAACAAT AACGGAAGAGAAGATTCACTTCTCACCAACGCCTTGATGACACCTCCCAGGTCCAGCACCTTTCTGGACACCAGTTTGCACAAAGACGTTTTTGGAGTCATCTCCGGCACCT CTTCACCTCACACATCGTCAACCCCCAACATTAACTCCGTGCGCCACGCAGACTCTCGCGGCTCACTCATCAGCACTGATTCTGGCAACAGCCTGCCTGAGAGGAACGTCGACAAGGGCAACTCTCTGGACAAG AATCAGCCTGCTTCAGCCCTGGGCAGTAATCTCCTGCGATGTGATAAACTGGACCAGGCAGAGATCAAGAGCCTCCTCATGTGCTTCTTACATGTGCTCAAAAGCATGTCTGAGG ACGCTCTGTTCACGTACTGGAACAAGGCTTCATCTGCTGAGTTAATGGACTTCTTCACTCTAGTCGA AGTGTGCCTCTACCAGTTCAGATACATGGGGAAGAGATACATCGCAAG GAACCAGGATGGGGCAGGACCCGTAGCACATGAGCGGAAGTCTCAGACTCTGCCTGTGTCCCGTAACAGGGCGGGAATGATGCATGCCCGcttacagcagctcagcagcctgGATAACTCATACACTTTTAACCACA CCTACAGTCACTCGGATGCAGACGTGTTAAATCAGTCACTGCTGGAGGCCAACATCGCCACCGAAGTGTGCCTGACTGTCCTAGACACACTAAGTATCTTCATCATGGGATTCAAG ACCCAACTGTGCTCTGACCATGGCCACAGTCCACTAATGAAGAAGGTGTTTGAAGTCCACCTCTGTTTCCTGCGCATCAATCAGTCAGAGACGGCCCTCAAACAGGTCTTCACTTCACTGCGCACCTTCATCTACAAG TTTCCCTGCACGTTCTTTGAAGGCCGCGCTGACATGTGCGCCGCTTTCTGCTATGAGATCTTGAAGTGTTGTAACTCCAAGCTGAGCTCCATTCGCAGCGATGCAGCCCATCTGCTCTACTTCCTCATGAAGAGCAACTTTGACTACACGGGTCGCAAGTCATTTGTCCGGACACACTTGCAG GTGGTGATTGCTGTCAGTCAGTTGATAGCTGATGTGATCGGTATTGGAAGTACCCGCTTCCAGCAGTCTCTGTCAATAATCAACAACTGTGCCAACAGTGACAAAACCATTAAG AACACAGCTTTCCCATCAGATGTGAAGGACCTGACCAAACGAATCAGAACAGTTCTGATGGCCACGGCTCAGATGAAGGAGCACGAGAGAGATCCAGAGATGCTGGTGGACCTGCAGTACAGCCTTGCCAAGTCTTACGCCAGCACGCCTGAACTGCGCAAGACCTGGCTAGACAGCATGGCCCGAATCCATGTGAAAAACGGAGACCTGTCAGAG GCAGCCATGTGCTATGTGCACGTTGCAGCACTTGTGGCAGAATACCTGCGGAGAAAAG GCATGATCAAACAGGGCTGCTCAGCTTTCCGTGTCGTGACTCCAAACACTGATGAAGAAGCAGCGATGATGGAGGACGTCGGCATGCAGGACGTCCATTTCAATGAG GATGTCCTAATGGAGCTTTTGGAGGAGTGTGCAGATGGACTGTGGAAAGCTGAACGTTACGAGCTCATCTCTGACATCTACAAGCTCATAATCCCCATTTATGAGAAGCGCAGGGACTTTGAG AAACTGGCCCACCTGTATGACACGCTGCACCGTGCATACAGCAAAGTGACGGAGGTCATGCACACGGGCAAGAGATTGCTCGGCACCTTCTTCAGAGTGGCTTTCTTTGGCCAG GGCTTCTTTGAAGATGAAGATGGCAAGGAGTACATCTACAAAGAACCCAAATTCACCCCTCTGTCAGAGATATCTCAGAGGCTCCTGAAGCTCTACTCTGACAAGTTTGGGCAGGAGAACGTGAAGATGATCCAGGACTCTGGAAGG ATTAACCCAAAAGACCTGGACTCTAAGTATGCGTACATCCAAGTGACACATGTGACCCCTTatctggaggagaaggagctggTGGACCGGAAGACAGACTTTGAGAAGAGCCACAATATCCGTCGCTTTGTGTTTGAGATGCCTTTCACCATATCAGGCAAAAAGCAAGGCGGGGTGGAGGAGCAGTGCAAACGCAGGACGATACTAACCA CCACACATTGTTTCCCCTACGTGAAGAAGCGTATCGCAGTGATGTACCAACACCACACTGACCTGAGTCCCATCGAGGTGGCCATTGATGAGATGAGCAAGAAGGTGGCCGAGATCAAacagctctgctcctccagTGAGGTGGACATGATCCGCCTGCAGCTCAAACTGCAGGGCAGCATCAGTGTCCAG GTAAATGCAGGGCCACTCGCATACGCCCGAGCTTTTCTGGACGATGCGAGCGCCAAGAAGTATCCTGATAACAAGGTCAAACAGTTGAAAGAGGTCTTCAG GCATTTTGTGGAGGCATGTGGTCACGGCTTGGGCATTAATGAGCGACTGATTAAAGAGGACCAACAGGAGTATCACGATGAGATGAAAGCCAACTACAGAGACTTAGCCAGAGAGCTGTCCATCATCATGCATGAGCAA